A genomic window from Silene latifolia isolate original U9 population chromosome Y, ASM4854445v1, whole genome shotgun sequence includes:
- the LOC141630993 gene encoding uncharacterized protein LOC141630993, translating into MTGPDASKTVPFHPSFSISNIKNHVQITLEMENVHYASWAELFLNAAQAFYVADHIVPPKDAVIKKDAQWTRLDAIVKQWIYSTISIDLLHTILKPGATAQEAWERLEDIFNDNKSSRAVLLEQQFSQIQMDSYPNASAYCQALKMLADQLANVGAPVTEERLVLRLVAGLPSGYSNIATVIQQRDPLPPFYKARSMLTLEEARQNKTTANVTDTGLLASGENRSDNSSRNSDNQARTNQGNNQGNNRHKNGRGKNYKGKNGGGGSSNNRSSDGGKNSTGQQQQGNRNTAWTWVPLQPSPWQQQPGWGAPPCPYPTTGWASPAPNRGPGILGSRPQAFIAQTPVIGAPQGALVPTELAATMQTLSLQQPDDNWYMDTGATSHMTGNEGTLSSYFPLSSNRKILVGNGTEIPIRGCGLADGEANSETQ; encoded by the exons ATGACTGGCCCTGATGCAAGCAAAACCGTTCCATTTCATCCCTCTTTCTCTATTTCCAACATCAAGAACCATGTTCAAATTACCCTTGAAATGGAGAACGTTCACTACGCTTCTTGGGCAGAACTATTTCTCAACGCAGCCCAGGCATTCTACGTGGCCGACCACATCGTTCCGCCAAAAGATGCCGTGATTAAGAAAGATGCCCAATGGACCCGCCTTGACGCGATTGTCAAGCAATGGATCTATAGCACCATATCTATTGATCTACTGCACACGATCCTCAAGCCCGGAGCCACCGCACAAGAAGCATGGGAGCGCCTTGAAGATATTTTCAATGATAATAAAAGTTCGAGAGCGGTGCTTCTCGAGCAACAATTTTCCCAAATTCAAATGGATAGCTACCCTAACGCATCAGCTTATTGCCAGGCATTAAAGATGTTGGCCGATCAACTCGCCAACGTCGGGGCTCCGGTGACGGAGGAACGACTTGTCCTCCGTCTTGTCGCAGGCCTCCCCTCGGGCTACAGCAATATTGCCACTGTCATCCAACAACGAGATCCTCTGCCGCCTTTCTATAAGGCACGATCCATGTTGACACTCGAAGAGGCGCGACAGAATAAAACTACTGCCAATGTCACGGACACTGGTCTCCTTGCCTCCGGTGAAAATCGATCGGACAATTCCTCCCGTAATTCTGATAACCAAGCTCGCACAAATCAGGGCAACAATCAAGGAAATAATCGTCACAAAAACGGGCGTGGTAAGAATTATAAAGGGAAGAACGGGGGTGGTGGCTCCTCCAATAATCGTTCTTCTGACGGCGGCAAAAACAGTACCGGGCAGCAGCAACAAGGCAACCGGAATACTGCCTGGACGTGGGTCCCGTTACAACCCTCTCCGTGGCAGCAGCAACCGGGTTGGGGGGCTCCACCGTGTCCCTACCCCACCACGGGGTGGGCGTCCCCTGCTCCCAATCGTGGTCCTGGCATCCTTGGCTCACGTCCCCAGGCGTTTATTGCTCAGACTCCGGTGATTGGCGCTCCACAAGGTGCATTAGTACCAACGGAACTCGCTGCAACAATGCAAACTCTATCACTACAGCAGCCAGACGATAATTGGTACATGGATACTGGCGCCACTTCTCACATGACGGGTAATGAAGGTACACTCTCGTCTTATTTTCCTTTGAGCAGTAATCGTAAAATTCTTGTTGGAAACGGCACTGAAATACCAATTCGTGGTTgtg GACTTGCAGACGGGGAAGCCAATTCTGAGACGCAGTAG